Sequence from the Mycobacterium florentinum genome:
ACCTGCTGGCCATCGCTTACGAAGCCGAGGTCGAGCTCTCGCTCGAGGACTTCAGCCGGATCGGCGCCAAGGTGCCGCACCTTGCCGACGTGAAGCCGTTCGGCCGGCACGTGATGTCGCATGTCGATCACATCGGCGGCGTCCCCGTCATGATGAAGGCGCTGCTGGATGCCGGTCTGCTGCACGGTGATTGCCTGACGGTGACCGGACGCACGCTGGCCGAGAACCTGGCCGCCATCGAGCCGCCCGACCCGGACGGCAAGGTGCTGCGCGCGCTCAGCGACCCGATCCACCCGACGGGTGGCATCACCATCCTGCACGGGAGCCTGGCGCCCGAGGGCGCCGTGGTGAAGTCGGCCGGTTTCGACTCGGACGTGTTCGAGGGCACCGCAAGGGTTTTCGATGGCGAGCGGGCCGCCCTGGACGCACTCGAAGACGGCACCATCACCAAGGGCGACGCGGTGGTGATCCGTTACGAGGGCCCCAAGGGTGGCCCCGGGATGCGCGAAATGCTGGCCATCACCGGCGCGATCAAGGGTGCCGGGCTCGGTAAGGACGTACTACTACTCACCGACGGACGTTTCTCCGGCGGGACGACCGGCCTGTGCGTGGGACACGTGGCGCCCGAGGCGGTGGACGCCGGGCCGATCGCCTTCCTGCGCGACGGCGACCGAATCCGGCTCGACGTCGGCGGTGGCACTCTTGACGTGCTGGCCGACCCGGCCGAATTCGCTTCTCGGCAAGAGGGTTTCACTCCTCCTGCGCCGCGCTACAAGACCGGCGTGCTGGCCAAGTACGTCAAGCTGGTCAGCTCGGCGGCAATCGGCGCGGTCTGCCGCTAGGCCTGCCCTGGGCCGAGATCGATCGGCCGGGCAGGGCGAGTTACTGCCTGGCTCAGCGGGTTTCGCTGCTACCCGTGGTCAGCCGCGGCGCGCGTGCGCATGCCGAAGTAGGCCGCGTTGAGACCCAGGAACGTCATCAACGCACCGGCGACGACATGCGACCAAATCATGCCGGCGGTCAGCGCGACACCCGGGACGACCCACGGCGCGACGATGACCCACACGCCCAGCACCGGCAACGTCCAGGTCATCCCGTGCGCGCGGTCCAGCGTCGTCGCGAACCCATACGCCAAGAACGCCATCGCAATCCCGACGATGAAGTCGGACGTGGCAAGCGATGCCGTTCCGCTGAATCCGACGATCCACGGTGATGCGGCGACGTACAGGCCCGTCAGCAGGACCATGCCGAAGGTGAAATGCGCACTCATCGACTCGGCGACGCGCTCGTAGCGTGCCCGCAGGGCCAACAAATCCGGGTGGTGATCGATTGATGAATGGACTGTACTCATTTTGTGACCTTTCTGTTATGCAGCAAGCCTTTTGAGCGGACTGCAACCATCCATCTTTTTCAAGATTACGCCAGATCACGCGGCGTCAGCAACGAAATTCGTTGCCGCTAAACGGCGGCCTTTCCTGCGATTTAGCGCGACTTCACCAGCGCGATAGCGAAGCCGTCCCAATGCTTGGCGCCCACCGTCTGGATCACCGCGGTGTCCAGCTGCGCGTGCTCACCCATGACCTGCAGAGCCTCACGCGTCGCGACGATCCTGGCGTCATCGGATTCCGGCGCCAGGATCCCGCCTTCCCGAATAACGTTGTCCACCACAATGAGTGCGCCCGGGCGGGCCAGCTTGACCGCGTACCGCACGTACTCGACGTAGTTCTCTTTGTCCGCATCGATGAACACAAAGTCGAAGGGATCACCGTCGATGGTGGGCAAGGTTTCCAGCGCAGCGCCGACCAAGACCCGCACTCGGTCGGCGACTGCGGCCCGCTGCAGATTGGCCCGTGCGACGGAGGCGTGGGTGGGCTCGTACTCCAGCGTCACCACCTGTCCGTCCGGACCCACCGCACGCGCCAGCCAAATCGTGCTGAAACCGCCGAGGGTGCCGATTTCGAGAATGCGGCGCGCCCCGATCGCACCGGCCAGCAGGGACAGGAACTTGCCCTG
This genomic interval carries:
- a CDS encoding SPW repeat protein, whose translation is MSTVHSSIDHHPDLLALRARYERVAESMSAHFTFGMVLLTGLYVAASPWIVGFSGTASLATSDFIVGIAMAFLAYGFATTLDRAHGMTWTLPVLGVWVIVAPWVVPGVALTAGMIWSHVVAGALMTFLGLNAAYFGMRTRAAADHG
- a CDS encoding O-methyltransferase; the protein is MTDKPTPQDVDAFLDSTVIGDDPALSAVLEASNAAGLPRIAVSWQQGKFLSLLAGAIGARRILEIGTLGGFSTIWLARAVGPDGQVVTLEYEPTHASVARANLQRAAVADRVRVLVGAALETLPTIDGDPFDFVFIDADKENYVEYVRYAVKLARPGALIVVDNVIREGGILAPESDDARIVATREALQVMGEHAQLDTAVIQTVGAKHWDGFAIALVKSR